A genome region from Streptomyces sp. S4.7 includes the following:
- the rplI gene encoding 50S ribosomal protein L9 has protein sequence MKIILTHEVSGLGAAGDVVDVKDGYARNYLVPRGFAIRWTKGGEKDVEQIRRARKIHEIATIEQANEIKARLEGVKVRLAVRSGDAGRLFGSVTPADLASAIKSAGGPEVDKRRIELGSPIKTLGSHQVSVRLHPEVAAKFGVEVVSA, from the coding sequence ATGAAGATCATCCTCACTCACGAGGTCTCCGGCCTCGGCGCCGCCGGCGACGTCGTCGACGTCAAGGACGGATACGCCCGCAACTACCTGGTCCCGCGTGGTTTCGCGATCCGCTGGACCAAGGGCGGCGAGAAGGACGTCGAGCAGATTCGTCGTGCTCGCAAGATCCACGAGATCGCCACCATCGAGCAGGCCAACGAGATCAAGGCCCGCCTCGAAGGTGTGAAGGTGCGTCTGGCTGTTCGCTCCGGCGACGCCGGCCGTCTCTTCGGCTCCGTCACCCCGGCCGACCTCGCTTCGGCGATCAAGTCCGCCGGTGGTCCGGAGGTCGACAAGCGCCGTATCGAGCTCGGTTCGCCGATCAAGACCCTGGGCTCGCACCAGGTGTCGGTGCGTCTGCACCCCGAGGTCGCCGCGAAGTTCGGCGTCGAGGTCGTGTCCGCCTAG
- a CDS encoding single-stranded DNA-binding protein, protein MAGETVITVVGNLVDDPELRFTPSGAAVAKFRVASTPRIFDKQTNEWKDGDGLFLTCSVWRQAAENVAESLQRGMRVVVQGRLKQRSYEDREGVKRTVYELDVEEVGPSLKTATAKVTKTTGRGGQGGYGGGGGGQQQGGGNWGGGPGGGQQQGGGGASADDPWATSAPAGGGQQQGGGGNGGGWGGGSGGSGGGYSDEPPF, encoded by the coding sequence ATGGCAGGCGAGACCGTCATCACGGTCGTCGGCAATCTCGTCGACGACCCCGAGCTGCGCTTCACCCCGTCCGGTGCGGCGGTCGCGAAGTTCCGTGTCGCGTCGACTCCCCGCATCTTCGACAAGCAGACCAACGAGTGGAAGGACGGCGATGGCCTGTTCCTCACCTGCTCGGTCTGGCGTCAGGCGGCGGAGAACGTCGCCGAGTCGCTTCAGCGGGGCATGCGCGTCGTCGTGCAGGGCCGGCTCAAGCAGCGGTCGTACGAGGACCGCGAAGGCGTCAAGCGCACGGTCTACGAGCTGGACGTCGAGGAAGTCGGCCCCAGCCTGAAGACCGCCACGGCCAAGGTCACCAAGACCACCGGTCGTGGTGGCCAGGGCGGTTACGGCGGCGGTGGCGGCGGTCAGCAGCAGGGCGGCGGCAACTGGGGCGGCGGCCCCGGTGGTGGTCAGCAGCAGGGCGGCGGCGGAGCATCCGCCGACGATCCCTGGGCGACCAGCGCGCCGGCCGGCGGTGGCCAGCAGCAGGGTGGCGGAGGCAACGGAGGCGGTTGGGGCGGAGGCTCCGGCGGTTCCGGCGGCGGCTACTCGGACGAGCCGCCCTTCTAG
- the rpsR gene encoding 30S ribosomal protein S18: protein MAKPPVRKPKKKVCAFCKDKTQYVDYKDTNMLRKFISDRGKIRARRVTGNCTQHQRDVATAVKNSREMALLPYTSTAR, encoded by the coding sequence ATGGCGAAGCCGCCTGTGCGCAAGCCTAAGAAGAAGGTCTGCGCATTCTGCAAGGACAAGACCCAGTACGTGGACTACAAGGACACGAACATGCTGCGGAAGTTCATTTCCGACCGTGGCAAGATCCGTGCCCGCCGCGTCACCGGCAACTGCACGCAGCACCAGCGTGACGTCGCCACGGCAGTCAAGAACAGCCGTGAGATGGCGCTGCTGCCCTACACGTCCACCGCGCGATAA
- the dnaB gene encoding replicative DNA helicase, whose translation MSIPEPLDDPWTEAGPGDRLPVSRQRRGEGRGRDEQHERGRDNAAWDGGSPGFERVPPQDLDAEQSVLGGMLLSKDAIADVVEIIKGHDFYRPAHETVFQAILDLYAKGEPADPITVAAELTKRGEITRVGGASYLHTLVQSVPTAANASYYAEIVHERAVLRRLVEAGTKITQMGYAADGDVDEIVNSAQAEIYAVTEQRTSEDYLPLGDIMEGALDEIEAIGSRSGEMTGVPTGFTDFDSLTNGLHPGQMIVIAARPAMGKSTLALDFARAASIKNNLPSVIFSLEMGRNEIAMRLLSAEARVALHHMRSGTMTDEDWTRLARRMPDVSQAPLYIDDSPNLSMMEIRAKCRRLKQRNGLKLVVIDYLQLMQSGGSKRAESRQQEVSDMSRNLKLLAKELELPVIALSQLNRGPEQRTDKKPMVSDLRESGSIEQDADMVVLLHREDAYEKESPRAGEADLIVAKHRNGPTATITVAFQGHYSRFVDMAQT comes from the coding sequence ATGAGCATCCCCGAGCCATTGGACGACCCCTGGACCGAAGCCGGTCCGGGTGATCGTCTGCCGGTCTCCCGCCAGCGCCGAGGTGAGGGAAGGGGCCGCGACGAGCAGCACGAGCGCGGCAGGGACAACGCCGCGTGGGACGGCGGATCACCCGGTTTCGAGCGGGTGCCTCCCCAGGACCTGGACGCCGAACAGTCCGTGCTCGGCGGCATGCTGCTCTCCAAGGACGCGATCGCCGACGTCGTGGAGATCATCAAAGGCCACGACTTCTACCGCCCCGCGCACGAGACGGTCTTCCAGGCGATCCTCGACCTGTACGCGAAGGGCGAGCCGGCCGACCCCATCACGGTGGCCGCCGAGCTGACCAAGCGCGGCGAGATCACCCGGGTCGGCGGAGCGTCCTATCTGCACACGCTGGTCCAGTCGGTCCCGACGGCGGCGAACGCGTCGTACTACGCGGAGATCGTGCACGAGCGCGCGGTGCTGCGCCGTCTCGTCGAGGCCGGCACCAAGATCACACAGATGGGATACGCGGCGGACGGCGACGTCGACGAGATCGTCAACTCCGCCCAGGCCGAGATCTACGCGGTCACCGAGCAGCGCACCAGCGAGGACTATCTGCCCCTCGGCGACATCATGGAGGGCGCGCTCGACGAGATCGAGGCGATCGGTTCACGCAGCGGAGAGATGACGGGTGTGCCGACGGGGTTCACGGACTTCGACTCCCTCACCAACGGGCTGCACCCCGGCCAGATGATCGTCATCGCGGCCCGTCCCGCCATGGGCAAGTCGACCCTCGCGCTGGACTTCGCGCGCGCGGCCTCCATCAAGAACAACCTGCCGAGCGTCATCTTCTCCCTGGAGATGGGGCGCAACGAGATCGCGATGCGCCTGCTCTCTGCGGAGGCGCGGGTGGCGCTGCACCACATGCGGTCCGGCACGATGACGGACGAGGACTGGACGCGGCTGGCCCGCCGGATGCCGGACGTCTCGCAGGCGCCGCTGTACATCGACGACTCGCCGAACCTGTCGATGATGGAGATCCGCGCGAAGTGCCGCCGGCTCAAGCAGCGCAACGGACTGAAGCTGGTGGTCATCGACTACCTCCAGCTGATGCAGTCCGGCGGTTCGAAGCGCGCGGAGAGCCGCCAGCAGGAGGTCTCGGACATGTCGCGAAACCTCAAGCTGCTGGCGAAGGAGCTGGAGCTGCCGGTCATCGCGCTCTCCCAGCTGAACCGTGGCCCCGAGCAGCGTACGGACAAGAAGCCGATGGTCTCGGACCTGCGTGAGTCGGGCTCCATCGAGCAGGACGCGGACATGGTGGTGCTGCTCCACCGGGAGGACGCGTACGAGAAGGAGTCACCGCGCGCGGGCGAGGCGGACCTGATCGTGGCCAAGCACCGTAACGGCCCGACGGCGACGATCACGGTGGCGTTCCAGGGCCACTACTCGCGCTTCGTGGACATGGCGCAGACCTGA
- the rpsF gene encoding 30S ribosomal protein S6 has product MRHYEVMVILDPDLEERAVSPLIENFLSVVREGDGKVEKVDTWGRRRLSYEIKKKPEGIYSVIDLQAEPAIVKELDRQMNLNESVLRTKVLRPETH; this is encoded by the coding sequence ATGCGTCACTACGAGGTGATGGTCATCCTCGACCCCGATCTCGAGGAGCGAGCAGTCTCCCCGCTGATCGAGAACTTCCTCTCCGTCGTCCGTGAGGGCGACGGAAAGGTGGAGAAGGTCGACACCTGGGGCCGTCGTCGTCTCTCTTACGAGATCAAGAAGAAGCCCGAGGGCATCTACTCGGTCATCGATCTGCAGGCTGAGCCCGCGATCGTCAAGGAGCTCGACCGACAGATGAACCTGAACGAGTCGGTCCTCCGGACCAAGGTCCTCCGTCCCGAGACCCACTGA
- a CDS encoding MATE family efflux transporter, with translation MTQVPTASGSGSDSGRDSDPGDRLDRGPDTGSKAARRRHDREIVALAVPAFGALVAEPLFLMVDSAIVGHLGTPHLAGLAIAAALLGTAVSVFVFLAYATTAAVARRVGAGDLQSAIRQGMDGIWLALLLGAAVIAVTLPLAPWLVGVFGASDTAAPYAITYLRISSLGIPAMLVVLAATGVLRGLQDTRTPLYVAIGGFGANAVLNVVLVYGVGLGIAGSAWGTVLAQFGMAAAYLVVVVRGARRHGASLRPDSAGIRASAHAGVPLLVRTLSLRAVLMIATAVAARLSDADVAAHQIILSLWSLMAFALDAIAIAGQAIIGRYLGANDPQGAKDICRRMVQWGVVSGVGLGVLIVLARPLFIPLFTGDQLVQDTLLPALLVVAVTQPVAGIVFVLDGVLMGAGDGPYLAKAMVVTLAVFAPVALLVPVFGGGLTALWWAMTLMMAVRMLTLWLRTRSGHWLVTGATR, from the coding sequence ATGACACAGGTCCCCACGGCATCCGGTTCCGGCTCCGACAGCGGTCGGGACAGTGACCCCGGCGACCGGCTCGACAGGGGACCCGACACGGGGTCCAAGGCCGCCCGACGGCGACACGACCGCGAGATCGTCGCCCTCGCCGTGCCCGCTTTCGGCGCCCTCGTCGCCGAGCCTCTCTTCCTGATGGTCGACAGCGCGATCGTCGGCCATCTCGGTACTCCGCACCTCGCCGGACTGGCGATCGCGGCGGCTCTGCTGGGCACGGCCGTGAGCGTCTTCGTCTTCCTCGCCTACGCCACCACTGCGGCCGTCGCGCGCCGCGTCGGCGCGGGTGATCTTCAGTCCGCCATCCGGCAGGGCATGGACGGGATCTGGCTCGCCCTGCTGCTGGGCGCCGCCGTCATCGCCGTCACCCTCCCCCTGGCGCCCTGGCTCGTCGGCGTCTTCGGCGCCTCGGACACCGCCGCGCCGTACGCGATCACCTATCTGCGCATCTCCAGCCTCGGCATCCCGGCCATGCTGGTCGTCCTGGCGGCGACCGGCGTCCTGCGCGGTCTGCAGGACACCCGGACCCCGCTGTACGTCGCCATCGGCGGCTTCGGCGCCAACGCCGTCCTCAACGTGGTGCTCGTCTACGGCGTCGGCCTCGGCATCGCCGGTTCCGCCTGGGGCACCGTCCTCGCGCAGTTCGGCATGGCCGCGGCCTATCTGGTGGTCGTCGTACGGGGGGCGCGCCGCCACGGCGCCTCGCTCCGGCCCGACTCCGCCGGCATTCGGGCCAGCGCCCACGCGGGCGTCCCCCTTCTGGTCCGTACGCTCTCCCTGCGGGCGGTCCTGATGATCGCCACCGCCGTCGCGGCCCGCCTCAGCGACGCCGATGTCGCCGCGCACCAGATCATCCTGTCGCTGTGGAGCCTGATGGCCTTCGCACTCGACGCCATCGCCATCGCCGGACAGGCGATCATCGGCCGCTATCTGGGCGCGAACGATCCCCAGGGTGCCAAGGACATCTGCCGTCGCATGGTGCAGTGGGGTGTGGTCTCCGGCGTGGGACTCGGGGTGCTGATCGTGCTGGCACGCCCGCTGTTCATCCCGCTGTTCACGGGCGATCAGCTGGTCCAGGACACCTTGCTGCCCGCCCTCCTGGTGGTGGCGGTCACCCAGCCGGTCGCGGGCATCGTCTTCGTACTGGACGGTGTGCTGATGGGCGCGGGCGACGGTCCCTATCTCGCGAAGGCGATGGTGGTGACGCTGGCCGTCTTCGCACCGGTCGCGCTGCTGGTGCCGGTGTTCGGGGGCGGACTCACCGCCCTGTGGTGGGCCATGACGCTGATGATGGCGGTCCGCATGCTGACTCTGTGGCTGCGCACCCGGTCCGGCCACTGGCTGGTCACGGGCGCCACGCGCTGA